From Ptiloglossa arizonensis isolate GNS036 chromosome 14, iyPtiAriz1_principal, whole genome shotgun sequence, the proteins below share one genomic window:
- the LOC143154363 gene encoding protein-lysine N-methyltransferase SMYD4: MNMNEVLNKLNESIKAANKHEDTVKEFKMQCTDEERVIFTLNLMSKYHIIPVTKCGDIKNAEESELLRENGNKAFLSEPLKIDSCMSALKLYSESIAYAPCQSVQLALSYANRSAVLMKLHKYEECIHDIDRSLALPYPDHLKAKLYLRKIHCLQTLKYPSTEDITKEVQQWLENMSLNNINCKNLNDKLIAIRKMQKSDNSKISTDSMRCATEPPLPKIQTPNKEISCASDAVTVKYNEQYGRHVVATRKINPGEVIAIERPYSLILSSENIRTHCSNCLEVSWATIPCDYCTYSMYCSEKCKALEWEKYHDVECSVFPSMMKMQLKTFDLLSLRLVIQFVRESSSIQDIKEELKEVENCSDPRMKGFSKNGIFESDKYRSVLSLVTNTEKRPVKDLFKRSWNASFILYFLATCSNIFGSPLKTDLSTLVENTNVTFVGGLILRHQQMLPSNVHSFTEVRGLQIEERGVAVMPFLSLTNHSCVPNVLRFSTTTHMILSILHPIKEGEQIFDNYGEHYALTPKLERQQFLLWQYYLKCECIACQENWPLYFDAKSYTSLVENPKDKYEISEALKKFRLYIDIAADGNVSDKPYMIPDLLKMIEVLYNLAPTYVKEMNSVEETLKLVNHLNWNRIYYPELYQYVYTL, encoded by the exons atgaacatgAATGAAGTACTGAATAAATTAAATGAAAGCATAAAAGCTGCAAATAAGCATGAAGATACTGTTAAGGAATTCAAGATGCAATGCACAGATGAGGAGCGTGTAATATTTACTCTTAATCTTATGTCAAAATATCATATAATTCCTGTAACCAAATGTGGTGATATAAAGAATGCAGAGGAGTCTGAATTGTTAAGAGAAAATGGTAACAAGGCGTTTCTTTCCGAGCCATTGAAAATCGACTCATGTATGTCAGCATTGAAACTATACTCTGAAAGTATAGCTTACGCACCTTGTCAATCTGTGCAATTAGCTTTATCGTATGCCAACAGAtccgcagttttgatgaaattaCATAAATATGAAGAATGCATTCATGATATAGATAGATCATTGGCATTACCGTATCCAGATCATTTAAAGGCTAAACTTTATCTAAGAAAAATTCATTGTTTACAGACACTAAAGTATCCTAGTACAGAGGATATTACCAAAGAAGTACAACAATGGTTAGAAAATATGTCtttgaataatattaattgCAAGAATTTAAATGATAAACTTATTGCTATAAGAAAGATGCAAAAATCtgataactcaaaaatttctacaGATAGTATGAGATGTGCGACTGAACCTCCTCTTCCTAAAATACAGACTCCTAACAAAGAAATTTCTTGTGCTTCGGATGCAGTAACTGTAAAGTACAATGAACAATACGGTAGACATGTTGTAGCTACCCGTAAAATAAATCCTGGTGAAGTAATTGCCATAGAAAGGCCCTACTCATTAATATTAAGTTCTGAGAATATACGCACACATTGCTCAAATTGTTTAGAAGTATCTTGGGCTACTATACCTTGTGATTACTGTACTTACTCTATGTATTGTTCAGAGAAATGTAAAGCTTTGGAGTGGGAAAAGTATCACGACGTGGAATGCTCTGTATTTCCTTCTATGATGAAAATGCAATTGAAAACATTTGATTTATTGAGCTTAAGACTCGTTATACAATTTGTAAGAGAAAGTTCAAGTATACAGGACataaaagaagaattaaaaGAAGTTGAGAATTGTAGTG atCCACGTATGAAAGGTTTTTCTAAGAATGGAATTTTTGAGAGTGATAAATATAGGAGTGTATTAAGTCTTGTGACCAATACTGAAAAACGTCCGGTAAAAGATCTGTTTAAAAGATCTTGGAATGctagttttattttatatttcctgGCGACTTGTAGTAATATATTTGGAAGTCCATTGAAGACAGATTTATCTACATTAGTAGAAAATACCAATGTCACATTCGTGGGTGGTCTTATATTAAGGCACCAACAGATGCTTCCTAGTAATGTGCACAGT TTTACAGAGGTACGTGGATTGCAGATAGAAGAGCGTGGTGTTGCAGTTATGCCATTCCTTAGTTTGACTAATCATAGCTGTGTTCCAAATGTATTGAGATTCTCAACAACTACACATATGATACTTTCTATCTTGCATCCCATTAAGGAAGGAGAACAG ATATTTGATAATTATGGTGAACATTATGCATTAACTCCAAAACTTGAGAGGCAGCAGTTTCTACTGTGGCAGTATTACTTGAAATGCGAGTGCATAGCCTGCCAGGAAAATTGGCCACTATATTTTGATGCAAAATCCTATACC AGTTTGGTCGAGAACCCAAAAGATAAGTATGAAATCAGTGAAGCGTTAAAAAAATTCCGTTTATATATCGATATTGCTGCCGATGGAAATGTCTCGGATAAGCCTTACATGATACCTGACCTACTAAAAATGATCGAAGTTTTATACAACCTGGCGCCGACGTAcgttaaagaaatgaatagtgTGGAAGAAACTTTAAAACTCGTCAACCATTTGAATTGGAACAGAATCTATTATCCTGAACT ATATCaatacgtttatacattataa
- the LOC143154364 gene encoding protein 5NUC — protein MLGVWIAIWCTLTVLFSNEVLGNPVPENDKELTLKIVHTNDMHSRFDQTSRRSSICTEKEAEAGKCYGGFARIATLIRRARQSSMPCLFLNAGDTYQGSMWYNVYKWKVVTEFLNILAPNATSLGNHEFDDGVAGLLPFIENAEFPIVTANLDLSKEPKLAATKLLNSTVLIVNERKIGVIGYLTQDTKLISSSENVIFLDEVESIRREAKELKKQGVDILIALGHSGFAIDKKIAREVEDIDLVIGGHTNTFLYNGQPPDIEIPEGLYPTEVVQKSGRKVYVVQAYAYTKYLGNFTVTFDTKGEVTNINGNPILVDSSIEQAKDILDKLDQMRGAINNVSRTVVGKTRVLLEGSSKVCRRSECNIGNLITDAMIDYNAGEYTNKDNWTDAAIAFQNSGGIRTSITRANDDKITMGDILSVLPFHNTIMKVSMTGALIRSVLEMSVKNLEINTTSNLYGAFLQFSGLQVVYNLSRPKDLRVVSVQVQCASCSIPAYSELKLNETYNVLLPDFMQSGGDGFLMLKDLKVQPLGVTVSDAVVEYLKKHSPVHSGVEWRINYMNTVESDGTHHNHSSKLHESVTLTILLSIISWLLVR, from the exons ATGCTGGGAGTTTGGATCGCAATTTGGTGCACCCTCACGGTGTTGTTCTCCAATGAAGTTCTCGGAAATCCTGTTCCAGAGAACGACAAGGAACTCactctgaaaattgttcacacGAACGACATGCATTCAAg GTTCGACCAAACATCGAGACGGTCCAGTATCTGCACCGAGAAGGAAGCGGAAGCTGGAAAATGTTACGGAGGATTCGCGAGGATAGCGACCCTTATTCGACGGGCGAGGCAATCATCGATGCCGTGTCTGTTCTTGAACGCTGGCGACACTTACCAAGGCTCTATGTGGTACAACGTGTACAAATGGAAAGTGGTCACCGAGTTCCTGAACATCTTGGCTCCGAACGCTACG AGTTTAGGTAATCACGAGTTCGACGACGGGGTGGCCGGTCTTCTACCCTTCATTGAGAACGCCGAATTCCCTATAGTGACGGCGAATCTGGATCTAAGCAAAGAACCGAAATTAGCTGCTACGAAACTGTTGAACAGCACGGTTCTGATtgtaaacgaacgaaaaatcggTGTGATCGGTTACTTAACGCAGGACACCAAGCTGATCTCCAGCTCGGAGAATGTGATCTTCCTGGACGAAGTGGAGAGCATCCGCAGGGAAGCAAAGGAGCTGAAAAAACAGGGCGTTGACATCCTGATCGCTCTAGGACACTCCGGTTTCGCGATCGACAAGAAAATCGCTAGAGAAGTCGAAGATATCGATCTAGTGATCGGTGGACACACGAACACCTTCCTCTACAATGGCCAACCACCGGATATCGAAATTCCGGAGGGCCTCTACCCCACGGAAGTGGTGCAAAAAAGCGGGAGGAAGGTGTACGTGGTCCAGGCATACGCGTACACAAAATATTTGGGGAATTTCACGGTGACATTTGACACCAAAGGCGAAGTAACAAATATCAATGGAAACCCTATCCTCGTTGATAGTAGTATAGAACAG GCAAAAGACATCTTGGACAAACTAGATCAGATGAGAGGAGCCATAAACAATGTGAGTCGGACAGTGGTTGGAAAAACTCGTGTTCTCCTTGAAGGGAGTAGCAAAGTTTGCAGGCGCAGTGAATGTAACATAGGCAATCTAATCACAGATGCTATGATCGATTATAATGCTGGAGAGTATACAAATAAAGACAACTGGACAGATGCTGCCATAGCTTTCCAAAACAGTGGCGGTATCAGAACCTCTATTACCAGGGCCAATGATGACAAAATTACCATGGGAGACATTCTTAGCGTTCTACCGTTTCACAATACCATTATGAAGGTATCAATGACTGGGGCACTAATTCGTTCTGTTTTAGAAATGAGTGTTAAAAATTTGGAGATAAATACAACTTCGAATCTGTACGGTGCATTCTTACAGTTCTCTGGGCTTCAG GTGGTTTATAATTTGTCTCGACCAAAGGATCTGAGGGTGGTTTCTGTACAAGTGCAATGTGCATCTTGCAGCATTCCAGCATACAGTGAacttaaattaaacgaaacttaTAATGTACTCCTCCCTGATTTTATGCAAAGCGGTGGTGATGGATTTCTTATGCTGAAGGATCTAAAAGTTCAGCCTTTGG GTGTCACTGTATCCGATGCAGTTGTTGAATATTTGAAGAAGCATAGTCCAGTGCATTCAGGTGTCGAATGGAGAATTAATTACATGAATACGGTTGAAAGTGATGGAACTCACCATAATCATTCCAGCAAACTACACGAATCCGTCACATTAACGATTTTATTATCAATAATTAGCTGGCTGCTTGTAAGATAG
- the LOC143154365 gene encoding apyrase isoform X1, with protein sequence MFKLWPENLFLKVDIRCEGNCCILRSYETCLRHNRFSDRSTRYRDESTTLIKIKRIERNDRGSRTSATKKLHELPAGKSYSFARITRFPSGQYRIRNAPDLLVVVPVPNILGIHWKRSILPGTIGFIRALGDTPKRFPRKTIGNHEFDNGIEGIVPFLKMVKAPVVVTNIDASEEPTMEGLYTNSTILVKNGVKIGVIGVIISTTNTISVTGKLKFLDEVETVNDEAQRLKSQGVDIIIVLSHCGLDLDREMASRCPLIDLIVGGHSHTFLYSGEPPFIDIPEDEYPVVVVQENTNRTVLIVQAAAFTKYLGNLTVWFDEEGEVVDWDGNPILLDYSIEEDPEILKALEPWKMSVDEASKSIVGRSKVYLDNNCRKSECNLGNLITDAMVDTYVEQAENRTFWTYAAVACTNPGGIRSPIESMNNNITFGDLMMSQPFENTWDTLELNGSCIVQILELNGILAWSGLKVTYNLTGNIRTVIEAKIRCRACEVPAFEELKNDQWYRVVVPSFLVSAGDGFFPFVTCAINHKVGHTDAEQLAKYMKKMSPIIVGLDRRTIFINENKI encoded by the exons ATGTTCAAACTTTGGCCCgagaatttgtttttaaaagTTGACATTCGTTGTGAAGGTAACTGCTGTATTTTACGTAGCTACGAAACGTGCC TAAGGCACAATCGTTTCTCTGATCGGAGCACGAGATATCGAGACGAGTCGACGACGttgattaaaattaaacgaatcgagcggaacgatcgaggatcgcgaaCAAGTGCAACGAAAAAATTGCACGAGTTACCAGCAGGGAAAAGCTACAGTTTCGCGCGAATAACACGATTTCCATCGGGACAATATCGAATTCGCAATGCGCCCGATTTACTCGTTGTTGTTCCTGTTCCAAATATCCTGGGGATTCACTGGAAGAGGAGTATATTACCCGGGACGATCGGATTTATACGAGCTCTCGGTGATACACCTAAACGATTTCCACGCAAG ACAATCGGTAACCATGAATTCGACAACGGTATCGAGGGTATCGTCCCTTTTTTGAAAATGGTAAAGGCACCTGTGGTGGTGACCAATATAGATGCCAGTGAAGAACCAACGATGGAG gGTCTCTATACGAACAGCACGATCTTGGTGAAAAATGGCGTCAAAATCGGAGTCATTGGTGTTATTATATCTACCACAAAC ACCATTTCCGTTACCGGCAAGTTGAAGTTCCTGGACGAGGTGGAAACGGTGAATGACGAGGCACAGAGACTGAAATCTCAGGGGGTCGACATTATCATTGTTTTGAGTCACTGTGGATTAGACTTGGACAGAGAAATGGCTTCGCGATGTCCTTTGATCGACTTGATCGTCGGGGGACATTCGCACACTTTTCTTTACTCGG GTGAACCTCCGTTCATCGACATTCCCGAAGACGAGTACCCAGTGGTGGTGGTTCAAGAAAACACCAACAGAACAGTTCTGATTGTTCAGGCAGCAGCGTTTACCAA GTATTTGGGAAACTTGACAGTCTGGTTCGACGAGGAGGGTGAAGTGGTTGATTGGGACGGAAATCCGATTCTTCTTGATTACTCCATCGAAGAGG ATCCAGAGATACTGAAAGCTTTGGAACCTTGGAAAATGTCCGTGGACGAAGCATCGAAGTCGATAGTCGGCCGATCGAAGGTTTATCTGGACAATAATTGTCGCAAAAGCGAATGCAATCTTGGGAATTTGATTACAGATGCGATGGTGGACACT TACGTGGAACAGGCAGAGAATAGGACTTTCTGGACGTACGCTGCTGTTGCCTGCACGAATCCCGGAGGAATACGTTCTCCGATCGAATCCATGAACAATAACATCACTTTTGGTGATTTGATGATGAGTCAACCTTTTGAGAACACGTGGGACACTCTCGAATTAAACGGCAGTTGCATCGTGcag ATTCTAGAACTGAACGGAATATTAGCATGGTCGGGACTGAAAGTGACGTACAACCTCACTGGGAACATCAGAACCGTAATTGAAGCTAAAATAAG GTGTCGGGCCTGTGAAGTACCGGCGTTCGAAGAATTAAAGAACGACCAATGGTACAGAGTCGTGGTTCCATCTTTTCTGGTTTCCGCTGGTGACGGATTCTTCCCTTTCGTAACCTGTGCTATCAATCACAAAGTTGGGCACACGGATGCGGAACAATTAGCCAAATATATGAAGAAAATGAGTCCAATTATA
- the LOC143154365 gene encoding apyrase isoform X2 has translation MRPIYSLLFLFQISWGFTGRGVYYPGRSDLYELSVIHLNDFHARFEQTGPKSSACQKENVKDCVGGVARVSTAVDQLINERPNPIFLNAGDHFQGTLWYNVHRWNVTATFMNMLPHDVMTIGNHEFDNGIEGIVPFLKMVKAPVVVTNIDASEEPTMEGLYTNSTILVKNGVKIGVIGVIISTTNTISVTGKLKFLDEVETVNDEAQRLKSQGVDIIIVLSHCGLDLDREMASRCPLIDLIVGGHSHTFLYSGEPPFIDIPEDEYPVVVVQENTNRTVLIVQAAAFTKYLGNLTVWFDEEGEVVDWDGNPILLDYSIEEDPEILKALEPWKMSVDEASKSIVGRSKVYLDNNCRKSECNLGNLITDAMVDTYVEQAENRTFWTYAAVACTNPGGIRSPIESMNNNITFGDLMMSQPFENTWDTLELNGSCIVQILELNGILAWSGLKVTYNLTGNIRTVIEAKIRCRACEVPAFEELKNDQWYRVVVPSFLVSAGDGFFPFVTCAINHKVGHTDAEQLAKYMKKMSPIIVGLDRRTIFINENKI, from the exons ATGCGCCCGATTTACTCGTTGTTGTTCCTGTTCCAAATATCCTGGGGATTCACTGGAAGAGGAGTATATTACCCGGGACGATCGGATTTATACGAGCTCTCGGTGATACACCTAAACGATTTCCACGCAAG GTTCGAGCAAACGGGACCGAAATCGAGCGCGTGTCAGAAGGAAAACGTAAAGGATTGCGTTGGCGGAGTCGCGCGGGTTTCCACCGCGGTCGATCAATTAATCAACGAGCGACCAAATCCAATTTTCCTGAATGCCGGCGACCATTTTCAGGGGACGCTCTGGTACAATGTTCATCGCTGGAACGTGACCGCAACGTTCATGAACATGCTGCCGCACGACGTTATG ACAATCGGTAACCATGAATTCGACAACGGTATCGAGGGTATCGTCCCTTTTTTGAAAATGGTAAAGGCACCTGTGGTGGTGACCAATATAGATGCCAGTGAAGAACCAACGATGGAG gGTCTCTATACGAACAGCACGATCTTGGTGAAAAATGGCGTCAAAATCGGAGTCATTGGTGTTATTATATCTACCACAAAC ACCATTTCCGTTACCGGCAAGTTGAAGTTCCTGGACGAGGTGGAAACGGTGAATGACGAGGCACAGAGACTGAAATCTCAGGGGGTCGACATTATCATTGTTTTGAGTCACTGTGGATTAGACTTGGACAGAGAAATGGCTTCGCGATGTCCTTTGATCGACTTGATCGTCGGGGGACATTCGCACACTTTTCTTTACTCGG GTGAACCTCCGTTCATCGACATTCCCGAAGACGAGTACCCAGTGGTGGTGGTTCAAGAAAACACCAACAGAACAGTTCTGATTGTTCAGGCAGCAGCGTTTACCAA GTATTTGGGAAACTTGACAGTCTGGTTCGACGAGGAGGGTGAAGTGGTTGATTGGGACGGAAATCCGATTCTTCTTGATTACTCCATCGAAGAGG ATCCAGAGATACTGAAAGCTTTGGAACCTTGGAAAATGTCCGTGGACGAAGCATCGAAGTCGATAGTCGGCCGATCGAAGGTTTATCTGGACAATAATTGTCGCAAAAGCGAATGCAATCTTGGGAATTTGATTACAGATGCGATGGTGGACACT TACGTGGAACAGGCAGAGAATAGGACTTTCTGGACGTACGCTGCTGTTGCCTGCACGAATCCCGGAGGAATACGTTCTCCGATCGAATCCATGAACAATAACATCACTTTTGGTGATTTGATGATGAGTCAACCTTTTGAGAACACGTGGGACACTCTCGAATTAAACGGCAGTTGCATCGTGcag ATTCTAGAACTGAACGGAATATTAGCATGGTCGGGACTGAAAGTGACGTACAACCTCACTGGGAACATCAGAACCGTAATTGAAGCTAAAATAAG GTGTCGGGCCTGTGAAGTACCGGCGTTCGAAGAATTAAAGAACGACCAATGGTACAGAGTCGTGGTTCCATCTTTTCTGGTTTCCGCTGGTGACGGATTCTTCCCTTTCGTAACCTGTGCTATCAATCACAAAGTTGGGCACACGGATGCGGAACAATTAGCCAAATATATGAAGAAAATGAGTCCAATTATA